A section of the Fundidesulfovibrio magnetotacticus genome encodes:
- a CDS encoding CBS and ACT domain-containing protein — protein sequence MLVGDWMLKDVTTVTEDVSMVKAGRIMQQRGIRRLPVVDSDGHLIGIVTERDIKAASPSKATSLDIYDMTRLLSEIKVRDIMTKKPLTIRPDDSVARAAAIMRDNKVGGLPVVDGYDAVVGIITATDIFRLFTMISGVDQGGVHLAAVLPVEKGHLKQLIDDLRAQDAKIVSILSHLDQGDESKRRVYIRLRSMTEAEDYRLRDHIKARHQLLYWVRD from the coding sequence ATGCTTGTCGGAGACTGGATGCTCAAGGACGTCACCACCGTCACGGAAGACGTCTCCATGGTCAAGGCCGGACGCATCATGCAGCAGCGTGGCATCCGTCGCCTGCCCGTGGTGGATTCCGACGGCCACCTGATCGGCATCGTGACCGAGCGCGACATCAAGGCCGCCTCCCCCTCCAAGGCCACCTCCCTGGACATCTACGACATGACCCGCCTGCTCTCCGAGATCAAGGTGCGCGACATCATGACGAAGAAGCCCCTCACCATCCGCCCGGACGACTCCGTGGCCCGCGCCGCCGCCATCATGCGCGACAACAAGGTGGGCGGCCTGCCCGTGGTGGACGGCTACGACGCGGTGGTGGGCATCATCACCGCCACGGACATCTTCAGGCTCTTCACCATGATCAGCGGCGTGGACCAGGGAGGCGTCCATCTGGCCGCCGTGCTGCCCGTGGAGAAGGGACACCTCAAGCAGCTCATCGACGACCTGCGCGCCCAGGACGCCAAGATCGTCAGCATCCTGTCGCACCTGGACCAGGGTGACGAATCCAAGCGCAGGGTGTACATCCGCCTGCGCTCCATGACCGAGGCCGAGGACTACCGCCTGCGCGACCACATCAAGGCCAGGCACCAGCTGCTCTACTGGGTGAGGGACTGA